GGGTGATGGTGATTATAGTATTTCCTTCTTCATCTTTACCATCTTTATCAATACCTATAAGGTACGCCTTTTCAGGTGGGATAACATCAATATCAAATGTTTTCTCAATAGTTTTGTTCAGATCAAGAATGGTTGCGATAAGTGTTACTTTCTGAGCAGTTGCGTTTACAGGCACTTGCGCGAGAAGCTGCACTTCTTTATAGTCTGAAGCATTAATTTTGAAAGAGGTTTGATTTAAACTAAGCCAATTAGCAGCTTTAAGCTCAAGACTTGTTTCAACAGTTCTTGAACCTGTGTCTTGAATGATAAGGGGGAAAGAAATGCTTTCACCTTCAACTGCGACATAGTCTTTATTCTCAAGAACAATGTTCGCATCATAACAATGCTCTGCGTAAAGAGTGATGTTGTGTTGTTTTTGCACATCTCCTCTTTGAGATGTTGCAGTAAGGATAATTGTTTGCGTACGATTATCTTTTTCATTCCAATCAGGAGTGTTAACAAGTATTTGCGTGGTTGCACTTTGTTTTGGTTGTACGATTAATGTGTTGTTTACCAGTTCCACAAATGTAGGACCTTTAACATCTAGAACGTATTTGTTTCCAATACGATTAGTATTCTTAATAGTTACTGGTATTGGTGTGGTAACTTCCTCACAAGCATTGACTTGTTGAGGGGCGATAATGGTGTAATTATAGGTTCTCTTTATACCAAGAGCAAAGTTTGTTCTTGCCTCGTATCCAGAACGCTGGGCGTTTGTTACAAGAGTAAGTTCTTGCACACCATAAATATCACAAGAAGGGTTAAGATATGCATAGATCGTTGTTTTTTCACCTGGTTTGAGCACGGCAACATCTGTTGAGAGTGTTGCGTAAGTCGGAGAGTTGAGAAGAGAGAATTTGAATGTTTCAAGAAATTCACCAGTATTCATTACTTCAAATTCATATGATGTGGGTGTACAGGGTTCAAGAACGCGGTTAAGTGTTTTAGATTGCACATAAAAATTTACGGGATTAATTACTTGAATTGTTTGGGTGAGTTCTTTTTGTAAATCAAACCCTGTGGTGATGGTGGTTGTGAGCTCGAAGTCACCTTCCACTTTACAAGGAAGGTTAATGAAGAGGGGGATTGTTTCTTTTTGACCTTTTTCAAGAACGAGGAAATTCGTAGCGTAGTTCACCCACTTCGCCGCTTCTCCTGTAACTTCAATAGTATATGTTGAAGTAACATCTCCTGTGTTAGTGATGGTAAGTGGTGAGGTGTAAATGTTACAAGCAGTACCTTTAATTACTGTGCTTGGAGCACTTGCAGTAAAATCTTCAGTGAGCGCAAATGCAGAAATTGCGCAGAGTATGAAGAGGATTGCGAACAAGCTACGTTTCATGTTGTTATTGCACAGTAGCAAATATATTTAAGGCTTTTGGTCTTCCCTCTCTTTAATTTATAAACGATTTCCCTTTATTTATAAATGACACTTAAATGAATACAAATCAATGACAAAAGCACTCATCATCCTTGGATGCGCACCACAAAAAGACAGCACACCATCCCTAAGACTTGCTTCACGCATAGAACTAGGAAAAAAACTCTTTAAAGAAGAAACCTTTGACAGGGTCATTTTCTCAGGAGGACCCAACAAAACACCCATTCCTGAGAGTACTATTATGCGCGCACTCTGCCCTGAAATGGGGGGAATTGAAGAAGATAAAAGTATGAACACTTATGAGAACATCAAAAACTGCATACCCCTTGTTAAAGGATGTGACGAAGTACATATCGTTACTTCCTCCTTTCACGTTCCCCGCGTCAAACGCATCGCAAAAGATATGATTAATGCTCGCATAGTGGTTCATGGAGCTGCAAATCACATGACGGGCTTACAAGAACTCATCGCAACATTCAAAGAAAAAAGAAAACTACGATACTACGAAAAAACACACCGGTAAACATGAAACTCTACATTGAAAAAACAGGAAAGAAAAAAGAACTCTCTTTCAAAGGAACACTCAAAGAACTCCTAGCCCTAGAAGGAATAAACCCCACCACTGTTGTTCTCATTAAAAACGGAGAAGTAGTTCTTGAAGACGAACAAGTAGGAGATGACGACGAAGTACAATTGTTGTCAGTAATATCAGGCGGATGAAATGCACCTTTTGCTCCCAAAAAGCAGTCTACCCCAACCTGTGCAAAGAGCACTTCATTGAGTACTTTGAGCGCAAAGTGTTTGACACCATAGAGCGCTTTAACCTCTTAAACAAAAACGACAAGGTTATGGTCGCAGCATCAGGAGGAAAAGACTCTATGACGGTGCTGTACTTAGTAAAAAAATGGATGGGTCCAAACGCACACGTTGAAGCACTCGTTGTAGATGAAGGTATTGCAGGGTATCGCAACAAAACCATTGAAGACCTTGAACGATTCTGCAAAGAGCACGGCGTCGTTCTCAACAAATGCAGTTTCAAAGAAGACTTCGGACAAACACTTGACGACGCTAAAGAAAAAGTCAGTGTACGACCTTGCCATCTGTGCGGCACATTCAGACGAGCACTACTTAACAAATACTCACAAGGATTTGATAAAATCGCAACAGGACATAACCTTGATGATGAATGCCAAGCAATCATGATGAACTACTTACGCTCAACCATTGAATTATCAGCGCGACTAGGACCACTATCGGGGGTAGGTGCTGTTAAGGGATTCACACAACGAGTAAAACCCTTGTTTTTCTGCTCTGAAAAAGAAGTATTGGTGTATACTTTGCTCAAGGGATTTTCAGTTGGTTACACTGAGTGTCCCAACGTAACACA
The Candidatus Woesearchaeota archaeon DNA segment above includes these coding regions:
- a CDS encoding YdcF family protein; this translates as MTKALIILGCAPQKDSTPSLRLASRIELGKKLFKEETFDRVIFSGGPNKTPIPESTIMRALCPEMGGIEEDKSMNTYENIKNCIPLVKGCDEVHIVTSSFHVPRVKRIAKDMINARIVVHGAANHMTGLQELIATFKEKRKLRYYEKTHR
- a CDS encoding thiamine biosynthesis protein ThiS, with the translated sequence MKLYIEKTGKKKELSFKGTLKELLALEGINPTTVVLIKNGEVVLEDEQVGDDDEVQLLSVISGG
- a CDS encoding TIGR00269 family protein produces the protein MKCTFCSQKAVYPNLCKEHFIEYFERKVFDTIERFNLLNKNDKVMVAASGGKDSMTVLYLVKKWMGPNAHVEALVVDEGIAGYRNKTIEDLERFCKEHGVVLNKCSFKEDFGQTLDDAKEKVSVRPCHLCGTFRRALLNKYSQGFDKIATGHNLDDECQAIMMNYLRSTIELSARLGPLSGVGAVKGFTQRVKPLFFCSEKEVLVYTLLKGFSVGYTECPNVTQSYRAQVRDFLNDWEAEEPGVKLRIVEQFLEQLPSLKARFGDAVSLGICSRCSAPSTNKVCNACAFKEVIT